The following are from one region of the Ptychodera flava strain L36383 chromosome 15, AS_Pfla_20210202, whole genome shotgun sequence genome:
- the LOC139151492 gene encoding polymerase delta-interacting protein 3-like, which yields MADFSLDEVIARRQLKWSGGRGRGIGRGRGRGRGRGRGQPQNVNYNVPSRNLVTRTFAPRGRPGPQQYGQVRIADARQKIGMTDARQRILQNMRRTDARERLNQKARKTDARLKLNAKRNVEDQTDQTQQGGTINMDAGTPKVTIQNPQATVLEVNNAQSVVKRLSNKVTTNSGDLKITTVNDMARKRKQSPAQSLSSTPQYSTFILGRGFVEEVEEDNPEEFDEFFEEKAEYQQFSYEPPPQKITRILQKPVAAPKPRANELLTATGSGISPLQGTRMHITNLHPTVTEEDIEELFGAVGALKRARLLKQGTAEVVFVRHEDACEAFKAYNNRELDGQPMQCKLESIGTSPATVSSRPVSSASLLASRVKQEIGKKGPGPDIDPSLIQRALFKSTPVSGAPARPVTFTVKL from the exons ATGGCGGACTTTTCTTTGGACGAAGTCATAGCTCGTCGTCAACTGAAGTGGTCTGGCGGTCGTGGAAG GGGAATCGGAAGAGGAAGGGGGAGAGGTCGAGGGAGGGGGAGAGGGCAACCTCAAAATGTAAACTACAATGTACCGTCACGGAACCTTGTCACCAGAACATTTGCCCCAAGAGGCAGACCTGGTCCCCAGCAGTACGGACAGGTCAGAATAGCAGACGCCAGACAAAAAATTGGCATGACAGATGCTAGGCAGAggattttgcaaaatatgagaAGGACTGATGCCAGGGAAAGGCTGAACCAAAAAGCAAGAAAGACAGATGCCAGGTTAAAGTTAAATGCCAAAAGAAATGTGGAAGATCAAACTGATCAGACTCAGCAAGGAGGTACAATCAATATGGAT GCTGGCACACCAAAGGTGACGATACAGAATCCACAGGCAACAGTGCTTGAAGTCAACAATGCCCAGTCTGTTGTGAAAAGACTCAGTAACAAAGTCACTACCAACAGTGGTGACTTGAAAATTACAACTGTCAATGACATGGCCAGAAAG AGAAAGCAAAGCCCAGCACAGAGTCTATCATCAACACCACAGTACAGTACATTTATCCTTGGTCGAGGGTTTGTTGAAGAAGTGGAAGAAGACAACCCAGAAGAATTCGATGAGTTCTTTGAAGAAAAAGCCGAATATCAACAGTTTTCTTATGAACCGCCACCTCAAAAAATAACGAGAATATTACAGAAACCAGTGGCAGCACCAAAGCCAAGAGCAAATGAG ttaCTAACAGCCACAGGGAGTGGTATCAGTCCCTTACAAGGTACCAGGATGCACATTACCAACCTACATCCAACTGTCACAGAAGAAGATATTGAG GAATTGTTTGGCGCGGTGGGTGCACTGAAGAGGGCGCGGCTCTTGAAGCAGGGTACAGCAGAGGTCGTGTTCGTGCGACACGAGGATGCGTGCGAAGCCTTCAAAGCCTATAACAACAGAGAGCTGGACGGCCAACCAATGCAGTGTAAGCTAGAATCCATAGGGACATCACCAGCCACAGTGTCGTCCAGGCCGGTGTCGTCAGCTTCATTGCTGGCATCCAG AGTGAAGCAAGAAATTGGCAAGAAGGGACCAGGACCAGATATAGACCCATCTCTCATCCAAAGGGCACTCTTCAAAAGTACACCTGTCAGTGGTGCACCAGCGAGGCCAGTCACTTTCACTGTCAAGTTGTAG